The following DNA comes from Mycolicibacterium aromaticivorans JS19b1 = JCM 16368.
GACCCAGGTGTCGCCGACCTGGGTCAGCTCGCTCGTCGCCAGGCCGGCCGCCCACTGCGGCAGGTGAGCCGGATCGGATGCGTAGCGATAGACGTCGAGCGCCGGCCGGTTGATCCAAGCGCTGATGTGCCGGGACTCGTTCGCGGTGTCATCGGTCATGGTTTTCCCTCGTCGCAGTGAATCCCGCACGTGCAGGTGTCGATCGACGGACAGGTGCACGCCATCGCCCATTCGATGATGCCGCGAGCCCGAGCCAGCGTCGCCAGCTGCGCGTCGATGTCGGCAAGCTTCGCCTCGGCCAGTGCGCGGCTGGCCGGCCGCCCGGGCGCCGCGTCCTGCAACAACACGGCGATCTCGTCGAGGCTGAACCCAGCGGCCTTGCACAGCCCGATGACCTCGAGCCTGGTCAGCACTGCGCCGTCGTAGCGGCGCTGCCCGCCGGCCCGCGACGGCACGGGCAGCAGCCCGATCTTCTCGTAGTAGCGCAGCGTGGTCGCCGCCACGTCGGTGCGACGAGAGACATCGCCGATCGTGAGCGCAGTGGTCATGGACACCTTCCCGGGCTGCTTGACTTGGAGCCAACTCTAAGTCCTTCAATGGCTGATGTGGATACCTTGCGCGCCAGCCGCTACGCACAGTTGCGGACCTACCGCCGGGACGGCAGAGCGGTCGACACCCCCATCTGGTTCCACCTCGACGGCACCACCTTGGTGTTCCGCACCAAGGTCGGGCCGAAGACCACGCGGATCGTCAACGACCCCCGGGTGCAGCTGCGGGTGTGCGACTACAAGGGTCGCGTGCCCGACTCCGCTCCCGCGTACGACGGGCACGCGAGCGTGCTGTCGGGCGCCGAGGCCGACCAGGCGAACCGGCAGCTGCACGCGCGCTACGGCTGGCAGTACAACCTCGTCCCGCTGCTACCCCTTCCCGGCGTCAACAACGTCGACGCCGGGCTGCGGTGGCGGGAGAAGTGGCAGCGGGTCCGCACCCGCACGGTGTGGCCGGGCAGCGCGATCGTGCGGGTGCAGCTGTACAGCTAACAGTCAAGTAGCGCCTGCAGGATGTCGCGCAGCTCGGCAAGGCGTCGCGCTCCGAGCACCTGCTCCCAATGTTCCTCGACAGCAAGGGCATTGGCGCGCATGACGCGCAAAGCCTCGCCACCGCGCGGTGTCAACGCGATACGCAGCGTCCGCGCATCGGCGTCATCGCGAGATCGCACGACGTACCCGTGCGCTTCCAGAGCCCTGATGGCCTGCGCGACCGCTTGCCGGCTCACCTGAAGCCGATCTGCCAGTGCCGAGGCGTGCAGCGCGCCCTGGGCCAGCGGCACCAGGGCCACTGCCTGTGCCGGTCGCAAACCATCGAGTCCCGCGGCGGCGAACGCCGCGCGCAGCCGAGGGCCGCCGCTGGCCGCCAGCATCTGCACCAGGGCCGGCACGGTGGGCTGCCACGTCGACTCGGGCACGGATCGCGTTGTCACGACGAACCAGTGTGCCATCGCGCCATTTTTTGACAAGCGCCTTGTCAATTCTCCCGCCGCACGCGAAGATGGGTCACGTGCCGACCCCTGCCACTCGAATGTTGACGATCGGCGTGATCGCCGTCGTCGTCCTGGTGGCGGGAGGCTGCCTCGGCGACGGTCGCGCGACGGGCACCCCTATCGGCCCGACGCGAGACCTCCCTGTCGGTCAGTCCATCCACTCGCTGTCCGTCGACGGCCTGACCCGTTCGTTCCACGTCTACCGACCAGACGGGCTGTCCGGGCCGGCGCCACTGGTGGTGATGTTGCACGGCGGATACGGCGACGGGGCACAAGCCGAACGCGCCTACCACTGGGACGCCGAGGCGGACGCCGGGCACTTCCTGGTCGCCTATCCTGACGGACTGGACCGGGCCTGGAATGCCGGCTCATGCTGCGGGCGCCCGGCCCGATCCAACGTGGACGACGTGACATTCCTCACCACCATGGTGGGCGCGATCGAACAGCAGATCCCGATCGACACCACCCGCGTATTCGCCACCGGCATGTCGAACGGTGCCATGATGGCGCTTCGGTTGGCTTGCCAGAGCAATCTTTTCGCCGCGATCGCACCGGTTGCCGGCACCTTGTTGGCCCAGTGTTCCGATCCGTCACCGACCTCCGTTCTGCAGATCCACGGCACCGCGGACGACCGCGTACCGTACGGCGGGGGCCCTGGCAAAGCACGCACCGCCTCAGGTGCCCCCAACGTCGACGGACCCTCTGTGGAGTCGGTCAACGCCAACTGGCGCACGATCGACGGGTGCGCGCCGCCGGTTTCGTCGAACCGCGAGGACGTCACGACTCAGCGCGCCGACTGCCCCGAGCGACGAACCGTTGAGTTGATAACTATCGCCGGCGCCGGTCATCAGTGGCCAGGCGGGATCGCGAATCCCGTTGTGGACGAGATCGCCGGTCTACCGCCGCCGTCGACGGCTTTGGACGCGACTGACACGATCTGGCAGTTCTTCCGCCAACACCCTCGATAACCGCACCGCTCCCGCTGAGCGCCATCCGCACTGCGCGATTAGAGTAGGTCACGATTCCAGCGAAGGTGGTGCGCGATGCGGGTTCCAGCGACAGTACCGCGGTGCTGAAGCGCGACGTCGGCGCCGAGATCGACGTGACGGTCACTGCGCCAACGACTTTGGAGTTCCAGATCGCGGTCGCCCCGGCTCCAGGGGCACACCTCACCGAATCGCTGGAATACCGCGTCAACGGAAAACTCATCAGCCCTGACGAGATCATCGGCGACCACGGCACCCGCATTCACCGCTTCGACGCCGGCGAGGGTTCGGTGACCGCTTCCTATCGGGCCACCATCGAGGGCCGGACCGATCCGCCACCCGTGCGCGATATCGACCTCTCGACGTATCTTCGGCCCAGTCGCTACGCCGAAGCCGACAAGTTCTTCGGCTACGCCGCCACCGAATTCGGCCAGTACGCGAACTCCGTCACGGTGTTGGAGAAGGTGTCGTCGTGGGTGGGGACACGGCTGGATTACGTTCCTGGATCCAGTGATCCGACCGACGGCGCCGTCGACACCCTGCTCGCGGGCGCCGGCGTCTGCCGCGATTACGCGCATCTGGTGATCGCACTGCTGCGCGCGGTGAACGTCCCGGCGCGTTTGGTCGCGGTCTATGCGCCGGGCTGTGACCCGATGGACTTTCACGCCGTCGCCGAAGCGTTCGTCGACGGCGCCTGGCAGGTCGTCGACGCGACATGCCTGGCGCCGCGCCAATCGATGGTGCGGATCTCCACCGGCCGAGACGCCGCGGACACCGCGTTTC
Coding sequences within:
- a CDS encoding MerR family transcriptional regulator, translating into MTTALTIGDVSRRTDVAATTLRYYEKIGLLPVPSRAGGQRRYDGAVLTRLEVIGLCKAAGFSLDEIAVLLQDAAPGRPASRALAEAKLADIDAQLATLARARGIIEWAMACTCPSIDTCTCGIHCDEGKP
- a CDS encoding PPOX class F420-dependent oxidoreductase yields the protein MADVDTLRASRYAQLRTYRRDGRAVDTPIWFHLDGTTLVFRTKVGPKTTRIVNDPRVQLRVCDYKGRVPDSAPAYDGHASVLSGAEADQANRQLHARYGWQYNLVPLLPLPGVNNVDAGLRWREKWQRVRTRTVWPGSAIVRVQLYS
- a CDS encoding MarR family winged helix-turn-helix transcriptional regulator; translated protein: MLAASGGPRLRAAFAAAGLDGLRPAQAVALVPLAQGALHASALADRLQVSRQAVAQAIRALEAHGYVVRSRDDADARTLRIALTPRGGEALRVMRANALAVEEHWEQVLGARRLAELRDILQALLDC
- a CDS encoding alpha/beta hydrolase family esterase; the encoded protein is MLTIGVIAVVVLVAGGCLGDGRATGTPIGPTRDLPVGQSIHSLSVDGLTRSFHVYRPDGLSGPAPLVVMLHGGYGDGAQAERAYHWDAEADAGHFLVAYPDGLDRAWNAGSCCGRPARSNVDDVTFLTTMVGAIEQQIPIDTTRVFATGMSNGAMMALRLACQSNLFAAIAPVAGTLLAQCSDPSPTSVLQIHGTADDRVPYGGGPGKARTASGAPNVDGPSVESVNANWRTIDGCAPPVSSNREDVTTQRADCPERRTVELITIAGAGHQWPGGIANPVVDEIAGLPPPSTALDATDTIWQFFRQHPR
- a CDS encoding transglutaminase-like domain-containing protein, whose product is MKRDVGAEIDVTVTAPTTLEFQIAVAPAPGAHLTESLEYRVNGKLISPDEIIGDHGTRIHRFDAGEGSVTASYRATIEGRTDPPPVRDIDLSTYLRPSRYAEADKFFGYAATEFGQYANSVTVLEKVSSWVGTRLDYVPGSSDPTDGAVDTLLAGAGVCRDYAHLVIALLRAVNVPARLVAVYAPGCDPMDFHAVAEAFVDGAWQVVDATCLAPRQSMVRISTGRDAADTAFLDNHNGAITLNSMEVTAVVDGMLPLDSVHDLVALS